From Scomber scombrus chromosome 13, fScoSco1.1, whole genome shotgun sequence, a single genomic window includes:
- the si:ch211-199f5.1 gene encoding protocadherin-8 yields the protein MRMLTKGKITTKMIRGKFITYWRRWIFIFSIHHFLFASLAQSEGNTIRYQTNEEDAPGTVIGNLAKDMSLSLSHSSKTNFRMMKQFNDSFIRVRESDGELTVAERIDRERICRHTPQCLITFDVVNFSKDRYKLIHVEVEIKDINDNSPEFPNKESIVEISENAALGSLLPLDPAVDADVGSNYIQSYQISVNSHFTIDVLLRADGVKYAELVLMKGLDRETQSSYTVELVATDGGNPYRSGSTKITIRVTDFNDNSPVFDQNSFSVSLPEDASVGTVILDLNAVDADDGLNGEVVYGFGKQVSHEIRELFHVDNKSGRLTLKSPVDFEDKSTYELDVQATDLGPNPTPSVCKIIIHVTDVNDNAPEISITPMTSISTGIAYISEEADKDSLVALISTLDRDSGVNSQVHCTLYGHDHFKLRQAYEDSYMIVTAAALDRERISEYNLTVMAEDFGSPPLRKITQYTIRLSDENDNAPHFTKAVYEVSVMENNPPGAYVTTVEASDTDLGNNGKITYKLVDSVIMGSPMNTFVSLNSVSGSIYALRSFNYEVMKHLDVHIQASDGGSPQLQSTAVIRLKIVDQNDNQPSIIEPPLFKGSAEVFLPKDAPAGYVVTQIKATDADEGINAQLSYKITEGGHLGFSINKDTGKVHVSRQLTYDLADNVKVIVSVSDNGSPALTSTAIIHFSFIEGTVSSMPSLTENGSEDLFEWDMSIAIIIVLAGSCSLLLLAIILITTICSRQKKEKREGGYDEKEDIPNVENVESGHIDSLIANHKGKVFDAHPFPEKSPVASSNTTEAGCDDGRQTAGIFESNSRVMEGKLKGYSTLPGYGKETVRPITIWKGNSFTTISARDPHISGKDSGKGDSDFNDSDSDISGDVHKKDSPPTNSLWACTSECKVLGHSDRCWSPSATRPNTSLACGPHLSTFSKTASLPRDTRRENYYPAHLPKTNGLQSVYEKVQHQEFDYILVGPPTPARIQEADEISIPEYTNS from the exons ATGAGGATGCTTACTAAGGGAAAGATTACTACCAAGATGATACGAGGCAAATTTATAACTTATTGGCGTCGTTGGATTTTTATATTCTCAatccatcattttttatttgcctCACTGGCTCAGTCCGAGGGAAATACTATAAGATACCAGACCAATGAGGAGGACGCACCGGGAACAGTCATCGGAAACCTTGCCAAGGACATGTCCTTGAGTCTGTCTCATTCCTCCAAGACCAATTTCAGGATGATGAAACAATTCAATGATTCATTCATCAGGGTAAGAGAAAGCGACGGGGAACTCACTGTCGCGGAACGGATTGACAGGGAAAGAATCTGCAGACACACTCCACAGTGTCTCATTACTTTTGACGTGGTAAATTTCTCCAAAGATCGTTACAAATTGATTCACGTTGAGGTGGAAATAAAGGACATCAATGACAACTCCCCGGAGTTTCCAAACAAGGAATCTATAGTGGAGATCTCAGAGAATGCAGCACTGGGGTCCCTTCTTCCTTTAGACCCCGCTGTGGACGCTGATGTCGGGTCAAACTACATTCAAAGCTATCAAATTTCTGTAAACAGTCATTTCACCATTGATGTGCTCCTGCGAGCGGATGGGGTTAAATATGCGGAATTGGTACTAATGAAAGGGCTAGACAGGGAGACTCAGTCATCATACACTGTGGAGCTGGTCGCCACAGACGGAGGCAACCCATACAGATCGGGGTCAACAAAGATAACTATCAGAGTGACTGACTTTAATGATAATAGTCCTGTTTTTGACCAGAATAGTTTCTCAGTCAGTTTGCCAGAGGACGCATCGGTTGGCACTGTTATACTGGACTTGAACGCAGTTGATGCTGATGATGGTTTAAACGGAGAGGTCGTCTACGGGTTCGGAAAACAGGTTTCTCATGAGATCCGAGAACTTTTCCACGTGGATAATAAATCAGGTCGCCTGACTCTCAAGAGCCCGGTGGATTTTGAGGACAAAAGCACTTATGAGCTAGACGTCCAGGCGACTGATTTGGGTCCTAACCCGACCCCCTCCGTGTGCAAAATCATAATTCACGTTACAGACGTTAACGACAATGCCCCAGAAATCAGTATCACCCCGATGACCTCCATCTCGACTGGCATTGCATACATCAGCGAGGAGGCAGACAAGGACAGTCTGGTGGCGCTGATCAGCACCTTGGACAGAGACTCGGGTGTTAACAGCCAGGTTCACTGTACGTTATACGGCCACGACCATTTCAAGCTCCGACAGGCTTACGAGGACAGCTACATGATAGTTACAGCTGCAGCCTTAGACAGGGAGAGGATTAGTGAGTATAACTTGACAGTCATGGCTGAGGATTTTGGCTCACCCCCTCTGAGAAAGATCACCCAGTACACCATTAGACTCAGCGACGAGAATGACAACGCCCCTCACTTTACTAAGGCTGTGTATGAAGTTTCAGTGATGGAAAACAACCCCCCGGGCGCGTATGTCACCACAGTCGAGGCCAGTGACACGGATCTGGGCAACAATGGCAAAATTACTTATAAGCTTGTGGACAGTGTCATCATGGGGTCCCCAATGAACACATTTGTGTCACTTAATTCAGTGTCTGGCTCCATATATGCCCTAAGAAGTTTTAACTATGAAGTCATGAAACATCTAGATGTACACATCCAAGCAAGCGATGGGGGGTCACCACAGCTGCAGAGCACAGCTGTCATCAGACTAAAAATAGTTGATCAGAATGACAATCAACCTTCTATCATTGAGCCACCCCTTTTCAAGGGATCTGCTGAGGTTTTCTTGCCCAAAGATGCACCTGCAGGTTACGTGGTAACCCAGATAAAGGCCACAGATGCTGATGAGGGCATAAATGCACAGCTGTCCTATAAAATCACAGAGGGAGGACACCTGGGTTTCTCTATCAACAAAGACACAGGGAAGGTGCACGTGAGCCGACAGCTGACTTATGATCTCGCAGACAATGTCAAAGTCATAGTATCAGTCAGTGACAATGGGTCCCCTGCACTTACTTCTACAGCCATTATACACTTCAGTTTCATAGAAGGAACTGTATCCAGTATGCCTTCTTTGACTGAAAATGGCAGTGAGGATCTCTTTGAATGGGATATGTCCATAGCCATAATCATTGTCCTGGCAGGgagctgctctctcctcctgttgGCTATCATTCTCATCACAACCATTTGTAGCCgccagaaaaaagagaagagggaggggggcTATGATGAAAAGGAAGACATACCAAATGTGGAAAACGTGGAAAGTGGTcatattgattcattgattgccAACCACAAAGGCAAAGTGTTTGATGCCCACCCATTCCCAGAGAAATCTCCAGTGGCCAGCAGCAACACAACAGAGGCAGGCTGTGATGATGGCAGGCAGACAGCAGGCATCTTTGAGTCAAACAGCAGGGTGATGGAAGGGAAATTAAAG ggCTATTCTACTTTACCGGGATATGGGAAAGAAACTGTCCGACCGATTACAATATGGAAGGGCAACTCCTTCACAACAATCTCAGCAAGAGATCCTCACATCAGTGGCAAGGACAGTGGGAAAGGTGACAGTGACTTCAATGACAGCGATTCTGACATAAGTGGAGATGTGCATAAAAAAGACTCACCGCCAACAAACA GTCTCTGGGCATGTACAAGTGAGTGCAAAGTGTTGGGACACTCAGACCGATGCTGGAGTCCCTCAGCTACAAGGCCCAACACGAGCCTGGCCTGTGGACCGCATCTGTCGACGTTCTCCAAGACAGCTTCACTTCCCCGTGACACCAGAAGGGAAAACTACTATCCAGCTCATCTACCTAAAACCAATGGTCTGCAAAGTGTGTACGAAAAAGTTCAACACCAGGAGTTTGATTATATTCTTGTGGGTCCGCCGACACCGGCCAGAATACAGGAAGCAGATGAGATATCCATTCCAGAGTACACAAACTCATAA